A genomic window from Dechloromonas sp. A34 includes:
- a CDS encoding CaiB/BaiF CoA transferase family protein encodes MTAPQKPLAGLKLVELGTLIAGPFCTRIMAEFGAEVIKVESPDGGDPLRQWRKLYEGTSLWWYVQARNKKSVTANLKHPEGLAFVRKLIAEADILVENFRPGVLEKLGLGWETLQAANPGLVMVRLSGFGQTGPYKDQPGFGAVGESMGGLRYITGFPDRPPVRTGISIGDSIAALWGAIGALMALRHKEVNGGAGQVVDVALYEAIFAMMESMVPEFDVFGFVRERTGNIMPGITPSNTHTTRDGKHVTIGANGDAIFKRFMLAIGRADLANDPGLADNAGRDARRDEVYGLVDRWCAERNEAEVLATLAAAEVPSSRVYSVVDMFADPQFLARQMIESAKLPDGRECRLPGIVPKLSETPGSTEWLGAALGEHTDQVLAGLGYSPEQIAELRAVGAV; translated from the coding sequence ATGACTGCACCACAAAAACCGCTGGCCGGCCTCAAGCTCGTCGAACTCGGCACGCTGATTGCCGGCCCCTTCTGCACGCGGATCATGGCCGAATTCGGCGCCGAGGTGATCAAGGTCGAGTCACCCGACGGCGGTGATCCGTTGCGTCAATGGCGCAAGCTCTACGAAGGCACTTCGCTGTGGTGGTACGTCCAGGCCCGCAACAAGAAGTCGGTGACGGCCAATCTGAAGCACCCGGAGGGCCTTGCCTTCGTGCGCAAGTTGATCGCCGAAGCCGACATCCTGGTCGAGAATTTCCGCCCCGGCGTGCTCGAGAAGCTCGGCCTGGGCTGGGAGACGCTACAGGCGGCCAACCCGGGTCTGGTCATGGTGCGCCTCTCCGGCTTCGGGCAAACCGGGCCCTACAAGGATCAACCGGGCTTTGGGGCGGTTGGCGAATCGATGGGTGGTCTGCGCTACATCACCGGCTTCCCCGACCGCCCGCCGGTGCGCACCGGGATCTCGATCGGTGATTCGATTGCCGCATTGTGGGGGGCGATCGGCGCCTTGATGGCGCTGCGCCACAAGGAGGTCAATGGCGGGGCCGGGCAGGTGGTCGATGTCGCGCTCTACGAAGCGATATTCGCGATGATGGAATCGATGGTGCCCGAATTCGATGTCTTCGGTTTCGTCCGCGAGCGGACCGGCAACATCATGCCCGGCATCACGCCGTCCAATACGCACACGACCAGGGACGGCAAGCACGTGACGATCGGGGCCAACGGCGATGCGATCTTCAAACGTTTCATGCTGGCCATCGGGCGGGCCGATCTGGCCAACGACCCGGGGCTGGCCGACAATGCCGGCCGCGACGCGCGGCGCGACGAAGTCTATGGACTGGTCGACCGCTGGTGCGCCGAGCGCAACGAAGCCGAGGTGCTGGCTACGCTAGCCGCGGCCGAGGTGCCTTCGTCACGGGTTTATTCGGTGGTCGACATGTTCGCCGACCCACAATTCCTCGCCCGCCAGATGATCGAATCGGCCAAGCTGCCGGATGGCCGGGAATGCCGGCTGCCCGGCATCGTGCCCAAGTTGTCGGAAACCCCGGGCAGCACCGAGTGGTTGGGGGCTGCACTCGGAGAACACACCGACCAAGTGTTGGCCGGGCTCGGCTATTCGCCTGAACAAATAGCCGAACTGCGGGCTGTGGGAGCCGTCTAG
- the murI gene encoding glutamate racemase translates to MKSKPIAVFDSGLGGLTVLRALRDRLPQEDFFYFADTRFLPYGDRPEVFLKERGVLIAEALVRRGVKALVIACNTATAAAAEAIRAAIDLPVVALEPGVKPAVGLTRSGVIGVLATTRTLHSERFQRLVGNHAHHLQVLAQACPGLAEAIEVQGPDSPVVAALLDGFVAPLATAGADVIVLGCTHYPWVADAIARRMPPGTTLLDTGEPVARQLERLLTTSDLLGGGEGRLRVATSGAPAAVIATVNRLWGEHLPVEYWEP, encoded by the coding sequence GTGAAATCTAAGCCGATCGCTGTTTTCGATTCCGGCCTCGGGGGCCTGACGGTCTTGCGCGCCCTGCGCGATCGCTTGCCGCAGGAGGATTTCTTCTATTTCGCCGATACCCGTTTTCTGCCCTATGGCGACCGCCCGGAAGTCTTTCTCAAGGAGCGTGGCGTGCTGATCGCCGAGGCGCTGGTCCGGCGCGGCGTCAAGGCCCTGGTCATCGCCTGCAACACGGCGACGGCGGCTGCGGCCGAGGCTATCCGGGCGGCGATCGATCTGCCGGTTGTGGCGCTCGAGCCTGGAGTCAAGCCGGCCGTCGGGCTGACCCGGAGCGGAGTGATCGGCGTTCTGGCGACGACGCGGACCCTGCACAGCGAGCGCTTCCAGCGCCTGGTTGGCAATCACGCCCACCATCTGCAGGTCCTGGCCCAGGCCTGCCCTGGGCTGGCCGAGGCGATCGAAGTCCAGGGACCGGACAGCCCGGTAGTGGCGGCGCTGCTCGACGGCTTCGTGGCGCCGCTGGCAACGGCCGGGGCGGATGTGATCGTTCTCGGCTGCACCCATTACCCCTGGGTCGCCGACGCCATTGCCCGCCGCATGCCGCCGGGTACGACCCTGCTCGATACCGGCGAGCCGGTGGCCCGCCAGCTCGAACGTCTGCTGACGACCAGCGATCTGCTCGGCGGCGGGGAGGGGCGCTTGCGCGTGGCGACCAGTGGCGCGCCGGCCGCGGTGATCGCGACGGTCAACCGCCTGTGGGGCGAACACCTACCGGTCGAATACTGGGAACCCTGA